DNA from Archaeoglobus veneficus SNP6:
AAAATAAGAGCCCCGTGCGGACACAAATTGACACAGTCGAGGCAGAGGGTACACTTTTCATAGTCTATACGCACAACTTTTCCGTTTTCGAAAATTAAAGCATCGCAGAATCCTGAACACATTCCACAGCCCTGACAGCCGAGTATGGCAATCATGCCACATCAGTCAATGACATTCTCAAGTTCCTCCAGAGCCGGAACTCCAACAAATACATACTCATCGTTCACAATTATAGCCGGAACGCTTTTAATTCCGAAGCGAAGAGCTTCTTTCATTCCTTCATCCGTCGTAACAGATAGTTCGAGGACCACTACATCCTTCCTTTTTTCGGTGAGCTTTTTCAGAACTTCCCTCGCCTTGGGACAGTAGGGGCACGTTGGAGATGTCAACAACTTGATTTCGGCCATTAAAATACGTTTAGCTTGGAAATATAAATAGTTCACGCGTAGATTGTAAGAACATCGCCATCTTCCAGCACGTGGTCGAGACCAACTCTCTGCCCCTGGAACTTAACGGACTTCCCCCATACTTTCGCGTATCTGAAGGATTCCAGCATACCCCTGTGAAGCTTCCTGCAAACGTCTTCCACTTTCGCCCCTCTGCGCATTATGAGCGGTTCTTCGTCTGCTTTTCCTCCAGGGGGTTTGAGGTATATTCTTATGAACTCGAGTTTTTCGTATATGCGCTCCACGAGGACATCGAGGTTTACTCTGTTCTGTGCAGAGATGCAAACGACGTCGTCACCCTCAACATCTACATCCATTAGATCTATCTTGTTAACCACTGTGAGCGATGGAATGTATACTCTGTTCCCCTGAATCGCGTCGATGAGTCTTTCGATGGTAACGTCTTCTCTTATCAGCACATCGGCGTTGTGTGTCCTGTACTCTCTCAGGATTTCCATGATAGTATCTTCACCTATAGACAACGGCACGGTTGACGTGATTTTTATGCCGCCCCTCTCCTTTTTCTTTATAGTCACGTCCGGTGGACGCTGGTTGAGTCTTATTCCTCCCTCGTAGAGCTCTTTCTTGAGAACATCTATCTGGTGGAGGTTGAAGACATCAACAACAAGGAGAATCATGTCTGCAGTTCTGATTGCGGAGATTACTTCCTTACCCCTCCCCCTGCCCTTCGACGCTCCCTCAATCAGCCCTGGCACATCAACAATCTGAATCCTCGCCCCTTTGTACTCGAGCATGCCGGGAACTGGTTTGAGAGTGGTGAAGTTGTAATCAGCAACCTCACTCTTCGCTCCGGTAAGGACGTTGAGAAGGGTTGATTTTCCAACGGAGGGGAAGCCTACGAGGACTACGGTAGCATCTCCTTCCTTCTTGATGGAGAACTGCACTCCACCCCCCTTCTTTCTTCTCTTCTCAGCCTCTTCTCTAAGCCTCGCAAGTTTGGCCTTGAGGCGACCTATGTGATGCTCCGTCGCCTTGTTATAGGGGGTGCGCTTTATTTCCTCCTCGAGTGCTTTTATCTGCGCTTCTATGTCCATTGGGTGCGCCTTGATTTTGGACTAATAAAATTTTTACGCAACGTTAATCAACCTTCCACCAAATTCTGCAGAGAGTTATTTGCAGGAGAGGTTGTAATGAGAAATGGTGAGAGTACTGTTGAAAAAGTGATGCTGGTTAGAAAGGCCATGTACTCTTTTCTCGGAAATATCTTTCTCAGCGGCCCTCCTGTGGAATTTCTGAGAGAT
Protein-coding regions in this window:
- a CDS encoding thioredoxin family protein produces the protein MAEIKLLTSPTCPYCPKAREVLKKLTEKRKDVVVLELSVTTDEGMKEALRFGIKSVPAIIVNDEYVFVGVPALEELENVID
- a CDS encoding OBG GTPase family GTP-binding protein, with translation MDIEAQIKALEEEIKRTPYNKATEHHIGRLKAKLARLREEAEKRRKKGGGVQFSIKKEGDATVVLVGFPSVGKSTLLNVLTGAKSEVADYNFTTLKPVPGMLEYKGARIQIVDVPGLIEGASKGRGRGKEVISAIRTADMILLVVDVFNLHQIDVLKKELYEGGIRLNQRPPDVTIKKKERGGIKITSTVPLSIGEDTIMEILREYRTHNADVLIREDVTIERLIDAIQGNRVYIPSLTVVNKIDLMDVDVEGDDVVCISAQNRVNLDVLVERIYEKLEFIRIYLKPPGGKADEEPLIMRRGAKVEDVCRKLHRGMLESFRYAKVWGKSVKFQGQRVGLDHVLEDGDVLTIYA
- a CDS encoding 4Fe-4S binding protein; protein product: MIAILGCQGCGMCSGFCDALIFENGKVVRIDYEKCTLCLDCVNLCPHGALIFVD